Within the Eucalyptus grandis isolate ANBG69807.140 chromosome 1, ASM1654582v1, whole genome shotgun sequence genome, the region TCTGGGTCGCCTGGGATGCCGTCCGCATCGCTAGGCGGCCCAGGATCCACTCATTCATCGCCACTAGCGGGATCCACATGCAGTACAAGttgaagaagagcaaggagGAGGTGATCAACATTGCTAGGAGGATGGTGGCCTTCGCTTGGAGATTGGGCTGCGACGATGTCGAGTTTAGCCCCGAGGATGCTGGCAGGTTGTTCCCAAAGTTCTGTCTTTGCATGGCCTTTATGATCTGATTTGCTTCATGGTAGCAATCGAGTTTGTTAATCATCTGATTTGTCGCTGTCTAGTTAgagcgtgtttggtaacgattttatttcagggaataattttttttaatcaaaaatagtttttttttcccaatccaagaacaatttcttagtataagaacgcatttggtaactgcaaaaaatttatattcccggatagaaatacatttggtaaaattatataattttattgtttcttttaattttgtaatatttttattatatttttcattttttttcttatttattttttattttttttccttcttcctcctttgtggtcGGTATCAACCAC harbors:
- the LOC104450878 gene encoding 2-isopropylmalate synthase 2, chloroplastic-like, encoding MTSKEKLHIARQLTKLGIDIIEVGFPATSPDDFVAIKAIALEVSNAVDPHGYVPVICGLSRCNEKDIWVAWDAVRIARRPRIHSFIATSGIHMQYKLKKSKEEVINIARRMVAFAWRLGCDDVEFSPEDAGRLFPKFCLCMAFMI